A part of Candidatus Delongbacteria bacterium genomic DNA contains:
- a CDS encoding cupin domain-containing protein, which produces MSQLEPASVVTLSDLVSIQEGSIVSRTLCKAAGGNQSLFAFAAGQGLSEHTAPFDATVQVIQGEALVTIDGKEMTVAAGQLVLMPANVPHALKAEQSFVMLLTMLKQG; this is translated from the coding sequence CAGCTGGAACCGGCCTCCGTCGTGACATTGAGCGATCTGGTGAGCATTCAGGAAGGGTCCATCGTCAGCCGCACACTGTGCAAGGCCGCTGGCGGCAACCAGAGCCTGTTCGCCTTCGCGGCCGGGCAGGGCTTGAGCGAGCACACGGCACCTTTCGACGCCACTGTCCAGGTAATCCAGGGAGAGGCTCTGGTCACGATCGATGGCAAGGAAATGACCGTGGCCGCCGGGCAACTGGTGCTGATGCCCGCCAATGTGCCCCATGCTCTCAAGGCCGAGCAGTCCTTCGTGATGCTGCTGACCATGCTCAAGCAAGGCTGA